The nucleotide window TTAatgtaaataaacataattcaaTTCGTTGACACGGACATAGTCTGTATAAACAAGACTAGCTGAAAACTAACTAATTAAAGCCATGTTACCTCTATGATTGGGATTCCTCTTTCTGTCTCTTGAGAGAACTAATGAATTTAACTTTTTTCATACAtgaaaagtatttatttatttatttttccttttctacaTTATTTGTTTGTGGGAAAACAAAAATTGAGATATTATTCATATTTGATCACAACCTATTTTATTGCAATGACTAGCGAAAGAAGCAAAACTGTGAGACCTTTTATTCCACTCAGTATTAGTTATCAGATAatatgttttgattcataaatcttGTTATATAATTGAAATGTTGTCGCAGTCACGACAGATCTCTATTTGACTATAGTTAGTATCATATCCTTCTTTGCTtattatatacacatataacaaaaacatttgcaagcatgttttgtttgtgttgGATTTTACATCATAAAGCATGCCCGGACTctttatctaattttattttaccttcAAACATTGTTACGAGGAATCACCAAaagatgttgatttttttttttttacagatcCTTCCAACTACCGGTATAATAAAGCCTAGTCAAATGGTGGAAGTTTCCATTTGTCATGAGGATTTCTGCACAAAGGAGGAATTTTTAGATGGAATTGCTCAAAATTGGTGGTGCGAAGATACGAGGGACAAGGAAGCCATATTACTAGTGAAAATTACCGGTTGTTGCTCAACTGATGCCAAAACACATCGGGTCCATGTGCGCCACTGCTTATTAACCTCAACCTCTAGTACAACAAAAGGGGATTCCGAAGGCACAGGCACCCAATCAAATCTTCTCCACAGGGCCGACTTTGTACACTTAGGCAGCTCGTCGGATGTGGTTCATGACTTGAGCCACTTGCAATGTTCTTGAAGTAAAATACGTAAGGCCGGAAATATTTCCCTTTTCATATACAAGTCGAGGAGAAGCCGGAgtgtttaatttctttcttcttcagcaTACAGAATTTGCAAAACCTTGAACTTTCTTCTGTACATACACCGTCACATGTATGACCGGTTTATATATGTCCctagaatgaaagaaaagaaaggtgtTGGAATTTGCACAAATTTTTCTCATTATTCATTTTACTGTTGATTCTTTAGAAAGTTGGTGTTGATCAAGTCATTGTAATATGGTGTTGATCTAGTAATTGTAATATGGTGTTTGTTTGAGTTTGTTGAAGAACATGAGTGGTGCTTTCATCATCCATAAACATGAGTTTGTTCTCTAATTCATCATCCATAAACTACAagacaattaaataattcagtTTTTAGGCATGACAAGTTCTCCATAAACATCATTATCACACGAGAAGGTAGGCAAAGAACATGAACCAATAACCTCTTGATTTTCCTCATTTTGCTTGGTGCTTAATGAATGCTCTGGTGCATTTGACTTTTCAGTAACCATTTCAAATATGTCATTTAGCTTAGGCATAATTTTCTCATACATGTCTAGAGATGATATACTCTGTGCAATACGGAAACACATATTTTGTGCACTCCACTTCATCAATGGTGTAAAGGCATTGTTGTGGGTCTCAACCATCATAGCACTTGACTGATACCTTGCATCCATACTCCAACGACGtagaatatattttttgggAATCTTCGgcacctcctttttttttaaatattttcaatatgtGGCAACACAACATGCCCTCTCTCTCAAACTTCTTACACGAGCACGTTGCATAAGGTTCCCCATCTTCAGTACAGTTTTTTCCAAATACAACAACATGATTGCAAATTGCATATTTAGCATTATCGGACCCATATCGAATGCGTTCAGCAAGCATGCTATCACTTTCTGGCAATTCTGCCTGAAAAGTATCAAACACAGCTCTTGTATACACTTCTCCTACATGTCTCTCAATTGGATGACCCGTATAAAAGTTAGCTATAGAATTCAAAGTCTTGAAGTCTTCGCTTTCTTCAACATTTCTTCGAGCTAACAAAGCCTTGTCATACTGCATAACAAACTCATCCAGTGGGGTTTGTGCATTAACAAAGCCATCAAAAAATGAGTTGATACTTTCACTACGTTGTGTAGTGGTCATTCCTGCTGTAAATGTATCTTGCCAATACAGAGAAACCCATTTGCTCCGAATTTCATACATCCTACTCAACCAATGTTTATCATCAATGTTGTATGTTGCCTTAAGTTCACCCCATCTATCCTCGAATGCTTCAATCGATTCACTAAGATGCAACCAGTTAGTGTAATCCCTCATAAAGCCATCTTTGCTCTTCAAATCTACTAAATACTTCATTGAATTTCTCCCAATGTGCCAAGAGCAAAGCCGATGACCAGAATTTGGAAAAACATGTGCAATGGCATTCCCCATAGCCAAATCTTGATCTGTAATAATTGTTTGTGGATGTTTCCCTAGCATGCATTTCAACCATGTTTGAAATACCCAtaaaaaactttcttctttttcatctgcCATGAGAGCACAACCAAATAAAATGGACTACTTATGATGGTTGACTCCAACAAAAGGAGCAAAGGGGAAACAAAATCTATTTGTTTGATATGTAGTATCAAAAACGACAACATCTCCAAATTCTGAATATGCAACTCTAGATCTTCCATCTGCCCAAAAGACACATCTAGTTTGACCAAACTCATCAAGCTCcatatcaaaaaagaaaaaatcatcattGAGTTTTTTCTCCTTGAAAAACTTAACAATAGCCATGCATTCTTGCCCAATATTGTTACTTCGAACTCCCCTCAAATGATTTGAACAATCGTTCGGGGTAATAGATGCAGACCTTGTATTTGAAAGTGTTTCATTCAATATTCGAGACATTTGGCTCGGTCCCACTCTACTCTTATGCAATGTCTCCATTAAACTTCTACATGTCACACTGATATGGCGGTGAGATCGCATCTTCATCACCTTAGAGGGAGTTCTTAGTAAATGATGGTTATGAACATCTTCAAAGGTCTTCACTGTCCATAACCCATTCTTCATTTTTGACACTACCATCCGAGCTTGGTAATTTGTCCTTGTATCTCTACGTCTTTGAACAATTTTTCCCAGTTGCCTTTTGTCTACCAACTTGGCTCCTTCCTTATCACAAACAAAGTATCGACATGTAATTAATTGAGAACGAGACAAACGATACACATGACCCTTTCTTACCCCAAAACCTCTGGACTTTGCATAATCCAAGTAATATCGAAATGCTTCCTCCTCATCCTCAAACTCCATACCAACAAATGGGATTTTTGCTAATTCTTGTCCATCTCGAGACTTTGGACTCATTGCCAATTCTTGAATATCTTGTGTTGCCAAATCATCTTCATTTTCAAGTTGTTGGCTATCATTCTTTTGTGTTAGACCACCACGTTCTCCATTTAACCCGAGCTCATTCAAATCTGTCCCATCAGTGGTATCGGCCATGATATCCTATTAGGAAAACTACAACTAATTAGAATATATTAAAGcttataattgaaataaatggGAAATCAGATAGAGATCAACCTGGGCTTCTTGAAAATTCATTATATATCACCCAATCAATATTACAAAAAGGAGAAATATAGTTTAAAGATCcagtaattaattaaagattatATTTGCATAAATATGGCTTTAGAATGTTAGTCAGTAATCTTGCACAGAACCATCATTTGAGACATGAGTAAAAATTTTATGCAAACAAAAAGTTAAAGTTAAATTCTcatgcaaacaaaaaattaaattctcatGCACACCAATCAACATATTATCTGATAACTAATACTGAGTGGAATAAAAGGTCTCACAGTTTTGCTTCTTTCACTAGTCATTGCAATAAAATAGGCTATGATCAGATATGAATAATATCTCAATTTTTGTTTTCCCACAAACAAATAAtgtagaaaaggaaaaataaataaataaatacttttcaTGTATGAAAAAAGTTAAATTCATTAGTTCTCTCAAGAGACAGAAAGAGGAATCCCAATCATAGAGGTAACATGGCTTTAATTAGTTAGTTTTCAGCTAGTCTTGTTTATACAGACTATGTCCGTGTCAACGAATTGAATTATGTTTATTTGCATTAAGTAGTGTTAAAATTTGACACAGCCACTACATCAAAAGACTATCCTTGTCATGTAACATAAACTACTTGATAAGAAAAGTTCATGTGCAAACTTTTGAGTACAAGTTATGTATGGATTTTCTGCATATATGACCAATTTGTTTATACACCAATCAACCACTTTTCACAATTTCAACCAACCAAAACTCTAAGATCAGGTAAGAAATCATAGATACATATCtaaacaaaggaaaagaaaaaaaaaaaaaattaagttttaaatcTTTCGATGAAATTTTGGAACCCTAGAAATTAATGGACTAAATCAAACTCGGAAATCTAGGACAATCGATGAAACTTAAAACACCGAATGAAATGAAATACTATTCCATCTCAAAATTAACATCATTTCTCCCAAATCATTGCTTCaagaaagaagaacaacaaaaagaaatcgGTTGATCTATAGAGAGATGGATCTAAACCTTGACACCGGAGAAGGCGTTGGTGTTGATGGAGACGACGGGGAGGCAGCATTGGTGGAGAAGACGGGAGACGGTGGTGGAGACGATAGGAGGCGTTGATGGTGGAGGCGTTGGTGGAGATGACGGGAGATGGTGGTGTCGATGATGAGAGGCGTCGTTGATGGCTGGGCGCTGGTGGAGGAGATGGATCTAATCTCATTTCAgtcttgttttcatttaagtGTAGTGTAATGGTTTTTTTGGGAGTGTATAGGAACCGTTGGATCATTTGATCCAACGGTCCCTAGGGACATCCCCAGATATGAATTCTGGGGATGTCCCCAGGAGATGTaacccctatatatatatatatatatatatatatatatatatatatatactggttGATATGGTAAAATAGATCACATCgagatttgtttttattaatatttgtgtgAAGTAGCTTTCTTTTGTCACCTAATTCGTTgattacaatattatttttaaaatattattataactttaaaaatatattttatatattttaaaaatagttttttataattataaattataaattataaattataaattatatttggaattatttaaaatgatagataaattttttatatttttaaaaatcattaattaaatccgttgaatattttaaaaaataaatcaaaaattggaGTGGCAGCATCTAAGGAAAAAAAGTACCTGTGGTTCTAGCAAAAACAAATTGCTCttaatataaatgaatattatgCGTTggattccttaaaaaaaaaaatagtatttattgttttctatttatgatgaaagaaatttaaaaagttgTGGATTTAGTTAGATAAGCCAAAATCAAGGAATGATagttcttatattatttttttttttccaaatataagATACATATAAATCACTCTCATTATTGGGTCGGGCAGGCCGGCCCAGCCCAAGCCCAAATCCGACGAGCCTCATCAATAGTTTGGCCCGGACCGGGCCGgcccaaattttaaatatgaaaccCATGGTCTAGTTCATGAGCTTGGCTTTTTGGATCAATTATTGGATCATCCGCCAGTTGGATTCGGCT belongs to Dioscorea cayenensis subsp. rotundata cultivar TDr96_F1 chromosome 17, TDr96_F1_v2_PseudoChromosome.rev07_lg8_w22 25.fasta, whole genome shotgun sequence and includes:
- the LOC120281042 gene encoding protein FAR1-RELATED SEQUENCE 5-like; this encodes MGNAIAHVFPNSGHRLCSWHIGRNSMKYLVDLKSKDGFMRDYTNWLHLSESIEAFEDRWGELKATYNIDDKHWLSRMYEIRSKWVSLYWQDTFTAGMTTTQRSESINSFFDGFVNAQTPLDEFVMQYDKALLARRNVEESEDFKTLNSIANFYTGHPIERHVGEVYTRAVFDTFQAELPESDSMLAERIRYGSDNAKYAICNHVVVFGKNCTEDGEPYATCSYMYEKIMPKLNDIFEMVTEKSNAPEHSLSTKQNEENQEVIGSCSLPTFSCDNDVYGELVMPKN
- the LOC120281044 gene encoding protein FAR1-RELATED SEQUENCE 5-like, with amino-acid sequence MADTTDGTDLNELGLNGERGGLTQKNDSQQLENEDDLATQDIQELAMSPKSRDGQELAKIPFVGMEFEDEEEAFRYYLDYAKSRGFGVRKGHVYRLSRSQLITCRYFVCDKEGAKLVDKRQLGKIVQRRRDTRTNYQARMVVSKMKNGLWTVKTFEDVHNHHLLRTPSKVMKMRSHRHISVTCRSLMETLHKSRVGPSQMSRILNETLSNTRSASITPNDCSNHLRGVRSNNIGQECMAIVKFFKEKKLNDDFFFFDMELDEFGQTRCVFWADGRSRVAYSEFGDVVVFDTTYQTNRFCFPFAPFVGVNHHK